In Methylotenera sp. L2L1, the following proteins share a genomic window:
- a CDS encoding diacylglycerol kinase, which yields MMLTPSNKPTDQSQDPQTSKHLATSPFKGKTGIRRLINAFGYSLEGFKAAFVHEDAFRQEVFLAIVLVPLAVYVGNSPVEQALLIASVLLVLIVELLNSAIEAAVDHTSTEHHALAKQAKDIGSAAVFIALLIVAVVWGLVLFA from the coding sequence ATGATGTTAACACCTTCCAATAAGCCTACAGACCAGTCGCAAGACCCGCAAACTTCCAAGCATTTGGCAACCAGTCCATTTAAAGGAAAAACCGGTATTCGTCGCTTGATTAATGCTTTTGGTTATTCGCTTGAAGGCTTTAAAGCGGCTTTTGTGCATGAGGATGCTTTTCGCCAAGAGGTCTTTCTCGCGATTGTTTTAGTGCCGCTTGCCGTGTATGTAGGCAACAGTCCAGTTGAGCAGGCTTTGTTGATTGCGAGTGTGCTGTTGGTGTTAATCGTTGAGTTGCTGAATTCTGCGATTGAGGCGGCAGTGGACCACACTTCTACCGAACATCATGCACTTGCAAAGCAAGCTAAAGACATTGGCAGTGCTGCGGTATTTATTGCTTTGTTGATTGTGGCGGTGGTTTGGGGTTTGGTGCTGTTCGCTTAA
- a CDS encoding TonB-dependent receptor yields the protein MHYSPNVQVLKAFAFKPILIALATTFASPTIAADNNTAIDLPTVAVTGNPLGVSSDSLVVPVSVLSGRELSLKREGTLGDTLNGIPGVSATQFGPNASRPIIRGLDGERVRIMQNGIGILDASSLSFDHAVGVDPLVIEQIDVVRGPAALLYGGGAMGGVVNAIDHRIPKEQLDGVTGRAETRFGGPDNTRNGAAVIDLGNGQFAIHADAYTRETSDLDIPGYAVSRRKSEQPSGPARENRGQLVNSSAKGDGGALGAALTFDNGYIGASFSTMNNNYGVVAEENVRIDMQSDRWDVASEFTDLSGLINRVKFRIAHTDYEHRELEDGEVGTTFTNRGIESSVELGHSPIGQLNGVVGYQFNNTNFEALGEEAFVPSVNTQNQALYVYEELAIDKHKVTFGGRLGHATVDAKTHANFGAGQDNSFNPNSFALGGLYSIDPHWSLTGNLSHNERAPSYFELYANGAHVATGQFEVGNADFKKERSKGIDAQLRWKDAKNSFSIGTYYTRFSNFIGLFGTGNEIDVDGEFLPEAKFMAVPAVFKGLEAEAKFNIADHLDLNLLGDYVHAKDKRNNEYLPRIAPVRLGGGLHYQRASFGARLDVLKAFGQDRTAENELKTDGYTNVSALVSYKLPTKLNLELFAKANNLLNQEIRDHASFLKDISVQGQRSILFGLRGDF from the coding sequence ATGCATTACTCTCCAAATGTGCAAGTGCTTAAGGCATTTGCATTCAAACCTATACTCATTGCTTTGGCAACGACATTTGCATCACCCACTATCGCAGCAGACAACAATACGGCGATAGATTTACCTACAGTAGCCGTGACAGGCAACCCTTTAGGCGTGAGCTCAGACTCATTAGTGGTGCCAGTATCCGTACTCAGCGGGCGTGAGCTGTCACTTAAGCGCGAAGGCACCTTAGGTGACACACTGAACGGCATTCCAGGCGTCAGTGCAACACAATTTGGCCCTAATGCATCTCGTCCAATCATTCGAGGATTAGATGGCGAGCGCGTGCGTATCATGCAAAATGGCATCGGTATTTTAGATGCATCGAGCTTAAGCTTTGATCATGCAGTAGGTGTAGACCCGCTCGTTATTGAACAAATAGACGTAGTCCGTGGGCCAGCAGCGCTACTATATGGTGGCGGCGCCATGGGCGGTGTGGTGAATGCGATTGACCACCGCATCCCTAAAGAACAGTTAGACGGTGTTACTGGTCGCGCAGAAACAAGGTTTGGCGGCCCAGACAACACACGAAATGGTGCCGCAGTCATTGATCTAGGCAACGGTCAATTTGCGATTCATGCAGATGCGTACACCCGAGAAACCAGCGATTTAGATATTCCAGGCTATGCCGTATCACGTCGTAAAAGTGAGCAGCCTAGCGGCCCTGCCCGCGAAAATCGCGGGCAATTAGTCAACAGTAGCGCAAAGGGAGATGGTGGTGCATTGGGTGCAGCCCTAACCTTTGATAATGGTTATATCGGCGCCTCTTTTTCTACAATGAATAATAATTATGGCGTAGTAGCTGAAGAGAACGTGCGTATCGATATGCAGAGCGACCGATGGGATGTGGCGAGCGAGTTTACAGACCTAAGCGGTCTCATTAACCGCGTTAAATTTCGCATCGCCCATACTGACTATGAGCATCGCGAATTAGAAGATGGCGAAGTAGGCACCACGTTCACCAACAGAGGTATTGAAAGTAGTGTTGAATTAGGTCACAGCCCGATTGGACAATTAAACGGTGTAGTCGGCTATCAATTTAACAACACAAATTTCGAAGCATTAGGCGAAGAAGCGTTTGTGCCTAGCGTCAACACACAAAACCAAGCACTGTACGTGTATGAAGAGTTGGCTATCGATAAACATAAAGTCACTTTTGGTGGACGCTTAGGTCACGCGACGGTAGACGCTAAAACTCACGCCAATTTTGGCGCAGGTCAAGACAACAGCTTTAATCCTAATAGTTTCGCACTTGGCGGCCTATATAGTATTGATCCTCACTGGTCACTCACTGGTAACTTATCGCATAACGAACGCGCCCCCAGCTATTTTGAGCTATATGCTAATGGCGCCCATGTTGCTACAGGGCAGTTTGAAGTGGGTAATGCTGACTTTAAGAAAGAGCGCTCCAAAGGCATTGATGCCCAACTGCGCTGGAAGGATGCAAAAAACTCATTCAGCATCGGCACTTATTACACAAGGTTTAGCAACTTCATCGGGCTATTTGGCACAGGTAATGAGATTGATGTTGACGGTGAGTTCTTACCAGAAGCAAAGTTCATGGCAGTCCCTGCTGTATTTAAAGGCTTAGAAGCAGAAGCAAAATTCAATATTGCAGACCATTTAGACCTGAACTTGCTTGGTGATTATGTTCACGCTAAAGACAAACGCAACAATGAATATTTACCTAGAATAGCGCCAGTACGCCTAGGTGGAGGCTTACATTATCAACGGGCAAGTTTTGGTGCGAGATTAGATGTGCTGAAAGCGTTCGGGCAAGATCGAACCGCCGAGAATGAGCTAAAAACTGATGGCTACACCAATGTCAGTGCGCTTGTCTCTTACAAACTCCCAACTAAATTGAATTTAGAGCTATTTGCAAAAGCAAATAACCTACTTAACCAAGAGATTCGCGACCATGCGTCTTTCCTAAAGGACATCTCAGTGCAAGGTCAACGATCAATATTATTTGGACTACGTGGAGACTTCTAG
- a CDS encoding oxidative damage protection protein, which translates to MARTVNCIKLGKEADGLDFPPYPGELGKRIYMSVSKEAWAVWLKQQTMLVNENRLSLADPSARKYLTEQTEKYFFGDGADTASGYVPPKD; encoded by the coding sequence ATGGCACGTACTGTTAATTGTATTAAATTGGGTAAAGAGGCGGATGGCTTGGATTTCCCTCCATATCCAGGCGAACTGGGAAAACGTATCTACATGAGCGTATCAAAAGAAGCGTGGGCGGTATGGTTAAAGCAACAAACCATGCTTGTTAATGAAAATCGCCTGAGCTTGGCTGACCCTTCAGCGCGTAAATATTTAACGGAACAAACTGAAAAGTACTTCTTCGGTGACGGTGCAGACACAGCAAGTGGATACGTACCACCGAAAGACTAG
- the pbpG gene encoding D-alanyl-D-alanine endopeptidase, whose amino-acid sequence MKSTLRKFILVYISLALCLVPVAADAATDKKHRQVSKQSKSTSKYKAVKYKSSSLRVKTRLPARKAIAAVDHYDGTTPLKLASAKALVINQLTGEVLFAKNTNLPTPIASVTKLMTAMVMLDAHLPMDDLLYISDEDVDYLKHTTSRLSVGTMLTRGELLQLALMASENRAASALGRNYPGGPNAFVKAMNQKARLLGMSATRFVDATGLDSNNVSTAEDLVKMVDAAYHYPEIRQVSTLPSQEITLYGRQNPLNFVNTNALVRGGKWDIGLSKTGFINEAGRCLVMQAHISGQPVIIVLLDSVGKLTRIGDANRIRKWVENNEAGSLGTFVSG is encoded by the coding sequence ATGAAAAGTACGTTGCGAAAATTTATTCTAGTCTACATCAGCTTAGCGCTTTGCTTGGTGCCTGTGGCTGCGGATGCCGCAACTGACAAAAAGCATAGACAAGTTTCAAAACAGTCTAAATCTACAAGTAAGTATAAAGCTGTCAAATATAAATCTAGTTCTCTTCGTGTCAAAACTCGCTTGCCTGCTCGCAAGGCGATTGCAGCCGTTGATCATTATGACGGTACAACCCCACTAAAATTAGCTTCAGCCAAAGCGTTGGTGATTAACCAGCTGACGGGTGAAGTATTGTTCGCTAAAAATACGAATCTGCCTACGCCAATTGCATCAGTCACCAAATTGATGACAGCGATGGTGATGCTGGATGCGCATTTGCCTATGGATGATTTGCTTTATATTTCTGATGAAGATGTAGATTATCTTAAACATACCACTTCAAGATTAAGTGTCGGCACAATGTTGACGCGTGGTGAGTTGTTGCAATTAGCGTTGATGGCTTCAGAAAATAGAGCCGCTTCAGCGTTAGGGCGTAATTATCCTGGAGGCCCCAATGCATTTGTAAAAGCAATGAACCAAAAAGCAAGATTATTGGGTATGAGTGCAACAAGATTTGTCGATGCAACAGGTTTGGATAGCAATAATGTATCAACCGCAGAAGATTTGGTGAAAATGGTAGATGCGGCTTATCACTATCCTGAGATTCGTCAGGTAAGTACCTTGCCATCTCAAGAAATTACCTTATACGGACGTCAGAATCCGCTTAATTTTGTCAATACGAATGCTTTAGTGCGTGGCGGTAAATGGGATATTGGTTTATCAAAGACTGGGTTTATTAATGAAGCGGGTCGCTGTTTAGTGATGCAGGCGCACATTTCAGGTCAGCCAGTGATTATTGTGTTGTTAGATTCTGTAGGTAAGCTGACCAGAATTGGTGATGCTAACCGTATTCGTAAATGGGTAGAAAATAATGAGGCTGGTTCTTTAGGGACGTTTGTAAGCGGCTAG